The Camelina sativa cultivar DH55 chromosome 14, Cs, whole genome shotgun sequence genome includes a window with the following:
- the LOC104739646 gene encoding dnaJ homolog subfamily B member 1-like, whose product MGVDYYNVLKVNRNANEDDLKKSYRRMAMKWHPDKNPTSKKEAEAKFKQISEAYDVLSDPQRRQIYDQYGEEGLKSTDLPTAAETAAQHHQQQRSYSSSNSEFRYYPRDAEDIFAEFFGESGDAFGGGSSGRTRGDGGGDGVGRRFKSAEAGSQANRKTPPTNKKTPPPPPPANRKAPAIESKLACTLEELYKGAKKKMRISRVVPDDFGKPKTVQEILKIDIKPGWKRGTKITFPEKGNQEPGVTPADLIFVVDEKPHSVFKRDGNDLILEKQVSLIDALTGLTISVTTLDGRNLTIPVLDIVKPGQEIVIPNEGMPTKDPLKRGDLRVSFEILFPSMLTSEQKNDLRRVLGGS is encoded by the exons ATGGGGGTCGATTACTACAATGTACTGAAGGTGAATCGAAACGCTAACGAAGATGATCTCAAAAAGTCTTACCGGAGAATGGCGATGAAATGGCACCCTGACAAAAACCCTACCAGCAAGAAAGAAGCCGAAGCTAAGTTCAAGCAGATCTCCGAAGCCTATGACGTCCTCAGCGATCCTCAGAGACGTCAGATCTACGATCAGTACGGGGAAGAAGGTCTTAAATCTACAGATTTACCTACCGCGGCGGAGACGGCGGCGCAGCATCACCAGCAGCAGCGGAGCTACTCTTCTAGTAACTCCGAGTTCCGGTATTATCCTCGTGATGCTGAGGATATCTTCGCGGAGTTTTTCGGCGAATCTGGAGATGCTTTCGGCGGTGGGAGTAGCGGAAGGACACGTGGAGATGGCGGCGGCGATGGTGTTGGCCGGAGATTTAAAAGTGCAGAAGCAGGGAGTCAGGCTAATAGAAAAACGCCGCCGACGAACAAAAAGACGCCTCCGCCTCCGCCGCCGGCGAATAGGAAGGCACCGGCTATTGAGAGTAAATTGGCGTGCACTCTTGAGGAGCTCTACAAAGGTGCCAAGAAGAAGATGCGTATCTCTCGCGTTGTTCCTGATGATTTCGG GAAGCCAAAGACAGTCCAAGAGATTTTGAAGATAGACATAAAACCAGGTTGGAAGAGAGGGACTAAGATCACTTTCCCGGAGAAAGGAAACCAAGAACCTGGTGTCACTCCTGCGGATCTAATATTCGTGGTGGATGAGAAACCGCATTCGGTATTCAAAAGAGACGGTAATGATCTGATTCTGGAGAAGCAAGTCTCTCTTATAGATGCTTTAACAGGTCTCACGATTAGCGTAACGACTCTGGACGGGAGGAACTTAACGATCCCGGTTCTCGATATTGTAAAACCGGGGCAGGAGATTGTGATTCCAAATGAAGGAATGCCTACTAAAGACCCTTTGAAAAGAGGAGACCTCAGAGTCAGCTTTGAGATCTTGTTCCCGTCAATGCTAACGTCAGAACAGAAGAATGACCTCAGGAGAGTTCTTGGTGGAAGCTGA